A region of the Bacteroidales bacterium genome:
TGATATTGACGCTATACCCCAATGAATGCAGTACAGATGAAGCCTCGAGACCTGCGGCCCCCGCTCCGATGACAGCAATCGTTTTACTCATTCGGCATAGAATTTAAGTATTGATGGTGCTTCTGGTTTACCAAGGTCTTCACCATTAGGTCCTTTAAACTTATTTTCAGGAATATACTCAATTCCTATTTTATCAAGCAATGGTTCACAGGCAACCTGGTGAAGCTGCAAACCTAACTCCCAGGGATCATACCCCAGTAACAGGCCAGCCACTTCCTCATATGTAAAAACTGGAATTCCCTGATTGTTTTTTCCATAAGTACGGCCTTCCATTTCGCTAAGTGCATATTGCCAGCGATCAAGAAACATAGGGCATCCAGGGCAATTGGTTATAATCATATCAGGCTCAAAAGGTGCCATAGATTCGAATTTTTTCTTCGAGCAGGCAATTGAAAAGCCTCTGTTTGCCTGAACAGCATATTGTCTGAATCCGAATCCACAGCAATGCCGTCTCTCAGGGTAATCAATCACTTCACCTCCCCAGGCTTCTACCATGCCAGTGAGAACGTATGGATACTCAGCACCTCCAACCCCTTTATGGGGAAACATTTTTGAATAATGACATCCAATGTGTTCTACAACCCTCAAAGGATTTCCAGTATTTCTATTTATGAGCCTGTATTTAGCTTTGGCAGCAATTTCATTTCTGAATTTAAAGATGATGTCGCTGGCATGTGCCAGGTTTGAGGGGATCTCAAATTCACGGCCAGTCGCTTTCATCAAATACTCCCTTGTTTTGTCGAGTGTTTCAGGAAAATGACGCCATGTTTCAATGATCTCGGTATACAATCCAAAAGAAGTAATGCAAGAAGCAATGTAGTTTTCATAACCGGCTTCCTTCATAAGGGCAAATTGCCTGGCAATCACCGTCATCGTAGTTTCGAAGGGGACTACATCAGTATGATATCCTATTCCTGTACAAGATGTGTGATGCTGACTATCATAGAGATCTTTCCCTAATTCATCTTTGAGAATTTTTGTAAATGCCTTTTCAGAACCCGGAAAAAAATTTTGCCTGATGCATGAACGGGCATAAAAGAATTTATCGTCGGCGATCTCTTTTTGATATTCTTTCCAAATGAGCCTTTTTCCTTCAAGCTTCATTCCCTGGTATGTGTTTCGTTATTGTCAGTATAAACTTTCATAAAATAGGCTGCTCCCTGGTCCTCTTCGAAGCTTATACCCATTTCTTCTGCTTTCTTTTGTGAGAATTCTTCAATTTTATTGAACCTTTCAATTCCTCCTGTTACTTCAAAGATTCTACGGATTTCGTCGAGGTCCGACTGGTCAATTTTCCTGAGAGCGCCTGGTCCTTCTCCCTGGTAATTTGCCCCAAGTTTTGACATTACAGGTTCCAGGTGCTCCATTTCCCATTCCCAGACTGGCCCTTGCTCAGGATGCAGTTCCGGTGCTATACTTTGAGGGTTGATGCAATAACCATGAGATAATATTTTTTCTCCGATACCCCTTTTAATAGCCAGTTGCTGCCTTCCTTTCTCCGATTCAGTAAAGTAACCCATATCCTGGGAAAGAGACCTAAGGGCAATAATCATCAATCCGGGGGTGTTCCCTCTAGGGCATCGTGTTTTGCATGACATACATTCGCCGCAATACCAGATAGTTTCACTCTTAAGTAGTTCGATTAAATTGATTTCATCGCGTTTTTGAACTGCAACTGCAATAGCTCTCGGATCGTAATCATAGAACTCAGCTGCCGGGCAGATTGCAGTGCAGGTACCACAATTGATACACGCTTTAAGGCTTTCAACAAACCTGACATCTTTATCCAATCGGTCAAATAGTTCACCCATATCCGGAAGGCTTGGTTAACCTGGTGTGACTTGTATAATCATTATGAAATAGCAAACAAATATAGCTAAGAAATTTTGGCGAACTACATCATTAGCTTATCTGGAAAGAATCTTAAAGCAAGATCCTGGTGTAAAAGACGATAATTATGGCAAAAACATAAAATAACCCGGAAACCACAACATGTTTCCTTCATCTCATTAATAATCAGAAAAAATAATGCCTGAGACTGGCCAAAAAACTTAGTTTCTTTTAACT
Encoded here:
- a CDS encoding heterodisulfide reductase subunit B — protein: MKLEGKRLIWKEYQKEIADDKFFYARSCIRQNFFPGSEKAFTKILKDELGKDLYDSQHHTSCTGIGYHTDVVPFETTMTVIARQFALMKEAGYENYIASCITSFGLYTEIIETWRHFPETLDKTREYLMKATGREFEIPSNLAHASDIIFKFRNEIAAKAKYRLINRNTGNPLRVVEHIGCHYSKMFPHKGVGGAEYPYVLTGMVEAWGGEVIDYPERRHCCGFGFRQYAVQANRGFSIACSKKKFESMAPFEPDMIITNCPGCPMFLDRWQYALSEMEGRTYGKNNQGIPVFTYEEVAGLLLGYDPWELGLQLHQVACEPLLDKIGIEYIPENKFKGPNGEDLGKPEAPSILKFYAE
- a CDS encoding 4Fe-4S dicluster domain-containing protein, whose amino-acid sequence is MGELFDRLDKDVRFVESLKACINCGTCTAICPAAEFYDYDPRAIAVAVQKRDEINLIELLKSETIWYCGECMSCKTRCPRGNTPGLMIIALRSLSQDMGYFTESEKGRQQLAIKRGIGEKILSHGYCINPQSIAPELHPEQGPVWEWEMEHLEPVMSKLGANYQGEGPGALRKIDQSDLDEIRRIFEVTGGIERFNKIEEFSQKKAEEMGISFEEDQGAAYFMKVYTDNNETHTRE